In Corynebacterium sp. P4-C1, the sequence CCGTTCAACTTTACCTATCTCGAGCCATTAGGCTTGGTCCCGGTGAAAGAAATGGGAAGTGGCGACGTTTCGTTGGTGCGGGCGAGCGACCTCGTGGGGTGCAGGTACCGGCTCCGCCAACGTCTGAACCATCCCGACATTCCGCCGCTTCCGGATGCGCTGGAGCGCCAGCCGCAGGTCGACGCCGGGCGTGCGGCCGCCATCGGGTTGCTGCCTACGCAAAGAGCGCTCGGCGACGGCCGTCGCAAGCCCTTCTCCCGCCTCTTCATCGACCCGGCGATGCCGGTGGCTGAGCGCGAGACCGCCACCCGCAAAGCGATGAAGGACCGCACCACCTTGATCGTCGACGGGGCCTTGACCGGTGAGGTCGACGATGTGCCGGTGCTGGCTGAGATCGACATTCTCGCCCGCCAGGAAGATGGCATGTATTTGCCGGTGATCGTGTCCAACCACCGCGTCGCGCGTGCCAGCCAGTCGTCGTGGATGCAGTTCATTCCCACCCGCCGGCTGGGACTGGGCAAACCGCTGGAAACGAAGGCGAAGGCCCGGCATCACACTGTGGACGGCTACCGCATCGCCCTGGCCCACCTCCTGCTGGAGGAAGCCGGCCTCGCTTACGGCCGCGGCGCTGTGGTCGGCCAGGACCGCGAACGCGCCTACCTGGGCGAAGGAGACCGCTATGTGCCGGCTCTCCGCGAGGCGTTGGCGCAGCCCACGCCCACCCGTCCACTGCGGCTGAAGCAGTGCGCGAGCTGCCGCTACTGGGCGCTGTGCGAGCCGGAGTTGCGGGCGATGGACGATATTTCCCTGGTCTTTCCCGGCCAGAAGGCCCGCCCCCTGCGCGAGCGCGGAATCACCACGGTGGGGGAGACCATCGCCGCCGGCCTGGGGGAGTCCAGCAAGATCGCCCGTGCCTGGCGGGAAGGGATTCCGGTGGTGGCGCGGGCGGACGTCGAGCCCTCGCCCGATCTGCGCGCCGATGTCGAGGTGGACGTGGACATGGAGGCCTACCTCGACCAGGGGGCGTACCTGTGGGGCGCTTACGACGGGAAACAATACCGCGCCTTCGCCACTTGGGAGGATGTCGGCGGGGCGGATAACCCCGCCGAGGAGGAGAATTTCGTGGCCTTTTGGACGTGGCTGCGGACAGTCCGCGCACAGGCCAGCGAGCAGGGCAAGTCGTTCCGGGCGTACTGCTATGCCGCGGGCGGGGAGAACCACTGGCTGACCTCATCCGCGCGCCGTTTCGATTCTGTCGACGAGGCAGAAGTCCACGCCTTCATCGCCTCCGACGAGTGGGTCGACGTGTTCTCCCACGTCCGCCGCCACCTCGTCGGCACGGAGGGGCTCGGGCTGAAGATCGTGGCCCCCGTCGCGGGCTTTGCCTGGGACGACGATGATGTCGACGGCGAACGATCCGTGGCTCTCCGCCGCGAGGCGCGCCTGGGTAGCGCCGAGGCTCGCGAAATGCTCATCCGTTACAACGGCGACGACTGCCGCGCCACCGCCGCCGTGCGCCGGTTCCTCAGCGCCGGGGCGCCGGGCATCCCTCGGCTTTCCGAGTTCTGATTGTTACGCTGAATCCGGCTCTGTCTCTGGTGCCGCGACATTGTCACTGCGTCCTTTTCACTGCGTCTTCTTCACAGTGAGCGCCAGCCATCCGGCGATGCACACCAGGGCGACCAGGAAGCCGGCGACAATGCCGATGAAGCCGGCCCAGCCGGTGAACTGGAACAGCCAGCCGGTCAGTGCGCCAAGCGCCGAGGAGCCGATGTAGTAGAAAAACACGTACGAGCTGGAGGCCTCCGCACGGTCGCGGGTGGCCACTTGGCCGACCCAGCCGGAGGCCACCGAATGCATGGCGAAGAAGCTGGCCGTGAACAGCAGCAGGCCCACCAGAGTGAACCACAGGTTGCTGCTGACGAGAGTGATGGCACCGAGCAGCATGAAGCCCGCGGCGACGACCAGCACGCGTCCGCGGCCGGCCTGCTTCACGTACACGCCGGCACGTGCCGACGACCACGTGCCGGACAGGTACATCAGGTAAACGAGCCCCGCCAGGGCCGGAGGCAGGCCAAAGTGGTCGACAGCCCGGAAACCGAACATGTTGTACACGGAGACGAACATGCCCATGCCGAAGAACGCCGTGGCGTACAGACCGACCAGCCGCCAGTCGGTGAGGTGGCGCAGCATCGCCGCGAGTTCGTTGCCCGGTTTGAGAGCCTTCGCCGCGAAGCGGCGCTGCGGGGGAAGGAGCATGCACATGATCACGGCGAAGGTCAGGGCCGTCACTGCACCGCCGAGCAACGCCCAGCGCCAACTGGCCACTTCGAGCATGAATGCCGGAACCAGGCGGCCGATCAAACCGCCGATGGAGTTGCCGGCAATATAGAGACCCATCGCGCCGGCGGCGTCATCCGCTTCGATCTCCTCGGAGATCCATGTCATCGCCACTGCCGGGGTGCCGGCGATGAGGCAGCCCTGCACGAAGCGCATGGCGATGAGCTGCCCGCCAGTCTGCGCCAGCGGCAGGCACAAGCCCAGTGTGGTGGCCAGGAGCGCCGAGATGATCAGCACCCGGCCCCGCCCGAAGCGCTCGGAGAGGATTGATGCCGGCACCACACACAGCGCCAACCCGCCGGTGGTGGCGGAAACGGTGAGCGCCGCCTCACCCTCAGTCATACCCAGCGCATCAGTCAGCGTGGGCAGGAGGGCCTGCGTGGCGTACAGCGAATTGAAGATAGCTAGACCGGCGAAGAGAAGTGCAGTGCTCGCCCGCCGGTATTCGGCGGTGCCTTTGCGGATTCCTTCCCGCGTCTGTTCCTCCATACTTAACCATCCAAGCATGCGGCCGTGACGCGGGCCACAGCGGGACCCCCTTGTGCGGTAAGGGGAGCCTAACCTACGATCAGTTTCGGGACCGGAATTACCGGATCTCGTTGCGAAAATCAGGTACCGCCGGCTCCGGGTTCCTCCAGCCCCGGGGAAGCGGAAAAGAGGACCGCGCACTGTTTTCTGGGTCAGTGCGCGGTCCTCTTTGATGCGTTCTCTGCGTTCAAGCGAAGCGCTTAGGCAGAAGCCTTAGCGAAGCGCTCAGCGACATCGTCCCAGTTGACGACGTTCCAGAACGCCTTGGCGTAATCAGCCTTCACGTTCTTGTACTGCAGGTAGTAAGCGTGCTCCCACATGTCCAGCATGAGCACTGGGGTGAAGTCCACGGAGATATTGCCCTGCTGGTCGGTCAGCTGCTGGATGATCAGACGACCAGCGATGTGGTCGTAGCCCAAGACTGCCCAGCCGGAGCCCTGCAGGGAGGTGGCGACACCCTCGAACTGCTTCTGGAAGCCCTCGAAGGAGCCGAAGTCGCGGTTAATGGCCTCAGCCAGCTCGCCGGCCGGCTCGCCGCCGCCGTTCGGGCTCATGTTCTTCCAGAAGATGGAGTGGTTGGTGTGGCCGCCCAGGTTGAAGGCCAGGTTCTTGGACAGTGCGCGCAGCTTGTCCGGGTTCGCCTCTCCGTTGCGCTCGGCCTCGAGCGCCTCGAGGGCAGCATTCGCGCCCTTGACGTAGGTCGCGTGGTGCTTGTCGTGGTGCAGCTCCATAATCTCGGCCGAAATGTGCGGCTCGAGTGCGTCGTATGCGTAGGGAAGGTCAGGAAGCTCGTAAACAGCCATGATCTGTGTCCTTTCTATTTCGTTCGCGCTGGTTCAGCGCCGTACCCCGCCCATGATAGGGAAGTTTGCGCTTCGGGGCCGTGGCCCGGTGGGAATCTCCGCCTCAGCGCAGTAGTTATGGGAAGTATGGAATTCTTCTTCGGACGTTCCCCGCAACTCGTCGATCCGGACCGCGCCCTGTCCGGCCGCAGTGAACCGGTCCTGCCGAACCCGCGCCCGCACGCCGTGCTGGGCACACCGCTCACCGGCCCGTGGCGCGAGGGCCAGAAACGCCTGCTCATCGGCATCGGTTGCTTTTGGGGAGCGGAGAAAATGTACTGGAACATGGACGGAGTCGAATCCACATCGGTCGGCTACGGCGGCGGCGTCACACCCAACCCCACCTACCGCGAGGTGTGCTCCGGCCAGACGAACCACGTGGAGCTCGTCGAGGTCGTCTACGACCCAAATGAAATCAGCCTGAAAGAATTGGTCCGCGCCGCGCTCGAGGCGCATGACCCGACGCAGGGCTTCCGCCAGGGCAACGACGTGGGCACTCAGTACCGCTCCGCGTTCTTCACCGACAGCGAGGACGAGGCCGAGCTCATTCGCGGCTGGGTGCGCGATTACGGCCAGTCGCTTATCGACGCCGGCTTCGGCCCCACCACCACCGAGGTGCGGGTAGGCGTTGACTACTACTTGGCCGAGGACGAGCACCAGCAGTACCTGCACAAGGTGCCGCACGGCTACTGCCCGATCCACTCCACGGGCGTGGCCTGCGGGATTTAGGTGTCGGACCGGTTGAAGGTGCTCTGCGCGGATTCCTTCGCAGCGGACGCGGCGGTGGCACGGATGCGTGTGGAATCCGCATGGATCCACTCGGAGATCTTCGCGACTTCTTCGTCGCCGGCACCGGCATCCAGCACCGCATTCCAATAGGCGACGGTCTCGTCGTGGTACTGGTGGCCGTGGCCGCCCGGCTGTTGCTGCGAGGTCAACTGGTCCACGCCGACCTGCCAGCCGGTGATGAACGGGACCCACCGCATGTTCTGCAGCACATCTACATGCTGCGCTGCAGGTGCTTTCACCCCGCGCGAGCCCGGTTCGCGCAGCCAGTCCGG encodes:
- a CDS encoding TM0106 family RecB-like putative nuclease: MGSGDVSLVRASDLVGCRYRLRQRLNHPDIPPLPDALERQPQVDAGRAAAIGLLPTQRALGDGRRKPFSRLFIDPAMPVAERETATRKAMKDRTTLIVDGALTGEVDDVPVLAEIDILARQEDGMYLPVIVSNHRVARASQSSWMQFIPTRRLGLGKPLETKAKARHHTVDGYRIALAHLLLEEAGLAYGRGAVVGQDRERAYLGEGDRYVPALREALAQPTPTRPLRLKQCASCRYWALCEPELRAMDDISLVFPGQKARPLRERGITTVGETIAAGLGESSKIARAWREGIPVVARADVEPSPDLRADVEVDVDMEAYLDQGAYLWGAYDGKQYRAFATWEDVGGADNPAEEENFVAFWTWLRTVRAQASEQGKSFRAYCYAAGGENHWLTSSARRFDSVDEAEVHAFIASDEWVDVFSHVRRHLVGTEGLGLKIVAPVAGFAWDDDDVDGERSVALRREARLGSAEAREMLIRYNGDDCRATAAVRRFLSAGAPGIPRLSEF
- a CDS encoding superoxide dismutase, with the protein product MAVYELPDLPYAYDALEPHISAEIMELHHDKHHATYVKGANAALEALEAERNGEANPDKLRALSKNLAFNLGGHTNHSIFWKNMSPNGGGEPAGELAEAINRDFGSFEGFQKQFEGVATSLQGSGWAVLGYDHIAGRLIIQQLTDQQGNISVDFTPVLMLDMWEHAYYLQYKNVKADYAKAFWNVVNWDDVAERFAKASA
- a CDS encoding MFS transporter encodes the protein MEEQTREGIRKGTAEYRRASTALLFAGLAIFNSLYATQALLPTLTDALGMTEGEAALTVSATTGGLALCVVPASILSERFGRGRVLIISALLATTLGLCLPLAQTGGQLIAMRFVQGCLIAGTPAVAMTWISEEIEADDAAGAMGLYIAGNSIGGLIGRLVPAFMLEVASWRWALLGGAVTALTFAVIMCMLLPPQRRFAAKALKPGNELAAMLRHLTDWRLVGLYATAFFGMGMFVSVYNMFGFRAVDHFGLPPALAGLVYLMYLSGTWSSARAGVYVKQAGRGRVLVVAAGFMLLGAITLVSSNLWFTLVGLLLFTASFFAMHSVASGWVGQVATRDRAEASSSYVFFYYIGSSALGALTGWLFQFTGWAGFIGIVAGFLVALVCIAGWLALTVKKTQ
- the msrA gene encoding peptide-methionine (S)-S-oxide reductase MsrA, translated to MEFFFGRSPQLVDPDRALSGRSEPVLPNPRPHAVLGTPLTGPWREGQKRLLIGIGCFWGAEKMYWNMDGVESTSVGYGGGVTPNPTYREVCSGQTNHVELVEVVYDPNEISLKELVRAALEAHDPTQGFRQGNDVGTQYRSAFFTDSEDEAELIRGWVRDYGQSLIDAGFGPTTTEVRVGVDYYLAEDEHQQYLHKVPHGYCPIHSTGVACGI